The Carassius gibelio isolate Cgi1373 ecotype wild population from Czech Republic chromosome A19, carGib1.2-hapl.c, whole genome shotgun sequence genome segment GCTGAAGTGGCATATATGGGCAACCAGGTTGACAAACTGTCACACCTAAGTTACGCCGAAGTTCCCACGACAGACCCTAACGGGCTCGACACGGAGGAAGACGGCCCGCGGATCGGGGTCTCCTACATTTTCGCCACCGACGACGAAGAACTGGACGATAATCATCATCAGCATGTCGATGGATCGGGGCAGAAGGAGGAAGAGAAGCACTACGAGCTGGACTGCGCGGTTTACCACCGAGACGAGTGCATTTATGAGAGAAGTAGCAACCCTACGGAACAGGAGACGTTCAGCCCGGAGAATTTATTGAACAAATGTAAGCCCGGGGACGTGCTGGAGTTCGTGTCCGCCGGGCAGTACCCGCACTGGGCTGTGTATGTGGGGGACTTCCAGGTGGTGCACCTGCACCGGGCGGAGGTCAAGAACAGTTTTCTGACCGATGCTAGTCAGGGCAGGAGGGGCAGGGTCGTAAACGAGCTGTACAAATACAAACCCCTCAGTCCTGACATGGTGGTGCAGAACGCAATGGAGCAGGTGGGGGCCAAAGACAGAGAGCTAAGTTGGAGAAATTCGGAATGTTTCTCCGCCTGGTGCAAATTCGGTAAACGGGAGTTTAAGATGGGAGGGGAGATACGGATAGGAAAACAGCCGTACAGATTAAAGCTCTTCTTGCCTGACAAACAGTTTCATGTGCTGGAGTTTCAGAGCTTGGAGGATTTGATCATGGAAAAGAGGAGAAACGATCAGATCGGTAAAGCTGCAGTTTTACAGGAGTTGGCGCATCATTTGAGCAATAACGGAAGTAAAGCGAACGGTCACTGACGTGCAACAGGTAGCGGAGAGAAATGTTTCCCGGCATAATGTGTGACTCTCATGAAACCCATCcagaacatttaatttcaaaattaaaataaattattataacattttttttttgttgttaaaagaAAATGGCAGAACTGGGACAAATTCTGACTGATCAACACTATGAAACAAGCTCTTCATCATATCACTATTAGGCCCATGTTCTGTCATGTCAGGGACTATATCTTTTAGCGGAAGGATGTCacttaatgaatttatttaataaatagtatttcattatatatatatatatatatatatatatatatatatatatatatatatatatatatatatatatatatatatataggcctatatatatatatatatatatatatatatatataggctatatatatatatatatatatatatatatatatatatatatatatataaacgtttcAGCAATAGCCTAAATGTGtccttaatattttacattttataaaacgtCTTTATAAAAACAAAGTAGCCTACTTTAGGCCAGCGGCTCTCAAATTTGGGTGCTTGAGAACGATTTTGATGATCTTTGTGCAGACATTGGTACCATCCatctcactgaaaaaaaaaaaaaactaaaaacttttaaatCTGAAGAAAATCGGGGGAAAAAGTGTGCAGTGTATTCCAGTCTTAATGAATGATTCAGGGTTTTTGAagtaatcatttgagtcaatgattcagtggtCCATTCATAAAGAGAGGCTTAATTCTTGAATAAATCAGCCGTCTGAATGAATagtttgaatgaatgactcaatgacCCACTCTTTAACAATCACTTACATGGCTGTTtcctttcatatttaaaagtagcttatgtttgcattttttctaacatttcatacttctacacacacacacacacacacacacacacacacacacatatatatatatatatatataactaaatgatTTAAAACACCAAGCTCATAATATTATTTATGCTGTTGTAattttgcagtgtaaatgcatccATGCTGTATTTCAGCCTCATTAAACTGTCCGcataaatgcatctaaatgccacttcagctGCTTCTGTTTCTTCTGCAGTGGAAAGATCGTTTTTGttaatactgatttcatttgattggtaACAGCCCTGTAGTGTCTTTTCATATTaagtgaaattatataaaatgttatttcccAATAACAAAACTGTGGCCAGTGAAAATGCTGAGTAATTTTGGAAAACCACTTGCCACAGTGGCTGGTGAgcaaaacatttgtatttgttttaaattgtaaagccCTGTTTGTATTTAGTTATATCAGTTAAAAATGTCAGAGTAGGCTAGTATTACCacctttaattatatttatttcaatataataaaatacattgaaaataatGGAAACAGTAGCTTAGAAGTGAGCGGGCTGAATTATGGTAATGAAAACTGCGTGGTCAAACTTGCTGAATggtctttaaaataatgttacaatgcAAAACATCTCAATGGACAAATGTAGGCTTCATTTAGCTACTtttagcaaaaatatatattttttcttaattttgggGCTTCGTGAGATTTATCAGTATGTTGGTATTTGACATCACATGATGACAAATTATGTTAATTTTCCTTCTGTTGGAAATCAAAATAATTTCACACtcagttattaaatattttaagttgaGTGCTATTGTTTTCAGATAGATTTTCTCTCAAGTTGTAAGCTGTTCTCTATAATGTATAATCAGGCTCTCTATGAGTTGCAAAATAAATCATCAACCTTGCTTTCTAAATGTTTTGGTACACATGCAATTACAAGTAAACAGTGACTGAATCTATCTGTTTACCCTCTCTCTCAGTTCttgcttttattcattattattcattagGCTATACAATTATGCTCTGAGAACATATCTGACCTCACGTCTCTTCAATGGGGTCAGTATGGTGCATTTCTTAGAGATTCACCGATCGGCCAAAAATCATTATTGGCCGAGCAATTTATTTCACTATTGGCCAATGGCCATCGGCTGATTGTTCAAAATCAGTCGATGATAAAGGCCAGTAATATACTGTTAAGAAAAAAGCGGTGGAAAAACGTGTCAGACTCAATCTGTGTGTGAAGAAAATCTCTCTGTTGAAGTTAGTTCTGTCAAAATGAACACGATAACATTCACAGTTAAAAATAGCGACATTATGTTTGACCCTATGAATCACATAGTGCAAGCCATGGTTGTCAGATCTGCAGTTTTTCTCTACACCAAACATTATTTGTAACGCTCTTCCCATCCAATAACCGCAAAGAGCCTTGTGCTTTCTTTCCATTTTGATGCTTTtaaatgtgacgtgacagatTGCAGGAGCTAgcacctcagttcaagcagcagcGCGGAGCACGAGTCTCTTCCACTTTAATAAGTTATATcgcaaaataaacataaatgaacatcagaaggtatgttGAAAGATACAGTTTAGCTTACTGTCATGGCAATTTTCCATTTCAATTAAAGGTATCAGACAAAagtcttttgaatatttattttcctgTAGGAAAAGTTCTACATTCTCACAGTCATTCAGGGTTCTCTGTAGATTGCAACAAAGACAAAAAACCCAAACTCAACATTTCTACCTTCATCAAATGCGGATGCTTTAATCTCATCCAATCATAATGCATATTCAACATACAGTAAATGTCCATTTAAGGTGTTCAACTATGTCCTCCAGATGAGTTTCTAAGAATttaatgcaaatcaatttctaagtAGCCAGGACATCTAAGAAACTAAAATAACATCTCTGTCTCAAACTTGTACTGCACACAACACACATCAAATATTTCCTGTTATCTCTCAGCTCATCGTAA includes the following:
- the LOC127935597 gene encoding protein LRATD2-like; this encodes MGNQVDKLSHLSYAEVPTTDPNGLDTEEDGPRIGVSYIFATDDEELDDNHHQHVDGSGQKEEEKHYELDCAVYHRDECIYERSSNPTEQETFSPENLLNKCKPGDVLEFVSAGQYPHWAVYVGDFQVVHLHRAEVKNSFLTDASQGRRGRVVNELYKYKPLSPDMVVQNAMEQVGAKDRELSWRNSECFSAWCKFGKREFKMGGEIRIGKQPYRLKLFLPDKQFHVLEFQSLEDLIMEKRRNDQIGKAAVLQELAHHLSNNGSKANGH